The following are encoded together in the Cyanobacterium aponinum PCC 10605 genome:
- the uvrC gene encoding excinuclease ABC subunit UvrC encodes MKVEDLLKSLPDDSGVYFMKDKSGNILYIGKAKNLKKRVKSYFNPSAKHTHRIALMVSQVRDIEYIVTDTEAEALALEANLIKQHQPHFNVLLKDDKKYPYVCITWSENYPRIFITRKRRLTDKLDRYYGPYVDSRRLREILDIIKRTFPLRQRSKPLYKDRPCLNYDLGKCPGVCQNLITPEQYREIISKVAFIFQGRTDELIKQLQTQMEIASSALEFEKAAQYRDQILSLQQLFSSQKVALPDDTISRDAIALAQDENYTCIQLFQIRAGRLIGRLGFFTDNGHNDEQGEILQRVLEQHYQNIDFSEIPTEIIVQYPLKEEEILASWLREKKGKKVIITIPQRQQKAELISMVARNAQIELERSQKFSQTNLEGMEDLAKILDLPTLPRRIEGYDISHLQGSNAVASRVVFIDGLPAKQYYRHYKIKNPEIKIGHSDDFLSLQEVIKRRFSHTEDYPDLVMIDGGKGQLSSVCEILTEMNLMEKIKVISLAKKREEIFLPNQSLPLDTNKEQSGVQLLRRLRDEAHRFAVTFHRQQRQKASRKSILDEIPGLGFERQKRLLAHFHSVDYIRQATVKQLAEVSGIGDNLAQIIYQYFH; translated from the coding sequence ATGAAAGTAGAGGATTTATTAAAAAGTTTGCCTGATGATTCTGGGGTTTATTTTATGAAAGATAAATCTGGAAATATTCTCTATATTGGTAAGGCGAAAAATCTCAAAAAACGGGTTAAATCTTATTTTAATCCTTCTGCTAAACATACCCATAGAATAGCTTTAATGGTTTCTCAGGTGAGAGATATTGAATATATTGTCACCGACACGGAAGCGGAGGCTTTAGCTTTAGAGGCAAATTTAATTAAACAGCATCAACCCCATTTTAATGTTTTACTTAAGGATGATAAAAAATATCCCTATGTCTGCATTACTTGGTCTGAAAATTATCCTCGTATTTTTATTACTCGTAAGCGTCGTTTAACTGATAAACTCGATCGCTATTATGGTCCTTATGTGGATAGTCGAAGGTTAAGAGAAATTTTAGATATTATTAAACGTACTTTTCCTTTACGACAGCGATCGAAGCCTTTATATAAAGATCGCCCCTGTTTGAATTATGATCTAGGAAAATGCCCCGGAGTCTGTCAAAATTTAATTACTCCTGAACAATATCGGGAAATTATTAGTAAAGTTGCTTTTATTTTTCAGGGGCGTACTGATGAATTAATTAAACAATTACAAACTCAAATGGAAATCGCTTCATCAGCCCTAGAATTTGAAAAGGCGGCTCAATATAGGGATCAAATTCTGAGTTTACAACAATTATTTTCCAGTCAAAAAGTTGCTTTACCTGATGATACCATCTCCAGAGATGCGATCGCACTTGCTCAGGATGAAAATTATACTTGTATTCAACTGTTTCAGATTCGAGCAGGGCGTTTAATTGGCAGATTAGGATTTTTTACCGATAATGGTCATAATGATGAGCAGGGAGAAATTTTACAACGAGTTTTAGAACAACACTATCAAAATATTGACTTCTCAGAAATTCCTACGGAAATAATAGTTCAATATCCTCTCAAAGAAGAAGAAATTTTAGCTAGTTGGCTAAGAGAAAAAAAGGGTAAAAAAGTCATTATTACTATTCCTCAAAGACAGCAAAAAGCCGAATTAATTTCGATGGTGGCTAGGAATGCTCAAATAGAGCTAGAAAGAAGTCAAAAGTTTAGTCAAACTAATTTAGAAGGTATGGAAGATTTAGCCAAAATATTGGATTTACCCACTCTGCCTCGCCGCATTGAAGGTTATGATATATCCCATTTGCAAGGTTCAAATGCCGTAGCTTCAAGGGTTGTTTTTATTGATGGTTTACCTGCAAAACAATATTATCGTCATTACAAGATTAAAAATCCCGAAATCAAAATAGGTCACTCTGATGACTTTTTATCTCTACAAGAAGTAATTAAAAGACGTTTTTCCCATACAGAAGATTATCCAGATTTAGTGATGATTGACGGAGGAAAAGGTCAACTTTCATCGGTTTGTGAAATCTTAACAGAAATGAATTTAATGGAGAAAATTAAGGTTATTAGTTTAGCCAAAAAAAGGGAAGAAATATTTTTACCCAATCAATCTTTACCTCTTGATACGAATAAAGAACAATCAGGAGTACAATTATTAAGAAGATTAAGAGACGAAGCCCATCGCTTTGCTGTTACATTTCACCGTCAACAAAGACAAAAAGCTAGTCGTAAATCAATTTTAGATGAGATACCGGGGTTGGGATTTGAGAGACAAAAAAGGCTTTTAGCTCATTTTCACTCGGTGGATTATATTCGTCAGGCAACGGTTAAACAGTTAGCAGAAGTATCAGGAATTGGGGATAATTTAGCTCAGATAATCTATCAATATTTTCACTAA
- a CDS encoding tetratricopeptide repeat protein, which yields MIERIGQWLKLIPTTIQPYDPEKDDVKGKNGDSTATHPVVKDGDLEFLFYQLLEGVANGWQESRIEQFFEKLEPRISLETWLDWLQRYRNQLIKSSHGHSQLAVRMIRLGELTATLPFMRGVGDLAYEIGKELLNQTTSNNFVNSFNSHHQENIDKNIDKIEDKTPINEVTESLTAKINSPTSLGELLSLLQKDENFASEIAHQLNLNTVDPSVIIAKIVEQTESDSLPIFSGSISEELVEYLFNLGLEKASAGDFEEALISWNQAVTLNPDFAPAWHNKGSALAYLNRLPEAVQSFEQAIALNVNDLDSWYDRGSALFSMGQWQEAIISWERVIGIQPNHYQAWYHRGLALEKLKKLGDALNSYGKCLSINPLFTPAQKRQEKLNLLLSSNSEN from the coding sequence ATGATTGAAAGAATTGGGCAATGGTTAAAATTAATTCCAACAACCATTCAACCCTATGATCCTGAAAAGGATGATGTGAAAGGTAAGAATGGGGATTCAACTGCTACTCATCCTGTGGTTAAAGATGGAGATTTAGAATTTTTGTTTTATCAGTTATTAGAAGGGGTTGCTAACGGGTGGCAAGAGTCTCGTATTGAGCAATTTTTTGAAAAATTAGAGCCGAGAATTTCCCTTGAAACTTGGTTAGATTGGTTACAGCGTTACCGTAATCAGTTAATTAAGTCTTCTCATGGTCATAGTCAATTGGCAGTAAGAATGATTCGTTTAGGTGAATTGACAGCAACATTACCTTTTATGCGAGGAGTGGGAGATTTAGCTTATGAAATAGGTAAAGAGTTATTAAATCAGACAACATCAAACAATTTTGTTAATTCTTTCAATTCCCATCATCAAGAAAATATAGATAAAAATATAGATAAAATTGAAGATAAAACGCCTATAAATGAAGTAACCGAAAGTTTAACCGCAAAAATAAACTCTCCTACATCATTAGGGGAACTACTATCTTTATTACAAAAAGATGAAAATTTTGCTTCTGAAATTGCCCATCAGTTAAACTTAAATACGGTTGATCCTAGTGTAATTATTGCCAAAATCGTTGAGCAAACAGAATCAGATTCTTTACCTATTTTTTCCGGTTCTATTTCTGAAGAATTAGTAGAATATTTATTCAATTTAGGCTTAGAAAAAGCATCGGCAGGAGATTTTGAAGAGGCTTTAATTTCATGGAATCAGGCTGTAACTCTTAACCCCGATTTTGCCCCCGCTTGGCATAACAAAGGTAGTGCTTTAGCTTACTTAAATCGTTTACCAGAAGCAGTTCAAAGTTTCGAGCAGGCGATCGCACTTAATGTAAATGACCTCGATTCCTGGTACGATAGAGGGAGTGCTTTATTTAGCATGGGACAATGGCAAGAAGCAATCATTAGTTGGGAAAGAGTAATTGGGATTCAACCTAATCATTATCAAGCGTGGTATCATCGAGGTCTAGCCCTAGAAAAACTAAAAAAATTAGGGGATGCGTTGAATAGCTATGGAAAATGTTTAAGTATTAATCCTCTTTTTACTCCAGCTCAGAAGCGACAAGAAAAATTAAATTTGCTCCTTTCCTCTAATTCAGAAAATTAA
- a CDS encoding endonuclease domain-containing protein: MVIEIDGDTHFTNDGIAYDLTRTAILESYGLKVIRFTNHDVIHSFEGVCQAIEKALEIPPPPLNKGGSIQAFRK, translated from the coding sequence ATTGTCATCGAAATTGATGGAGATACCCATTTTACAAATGACGGTATCGCTTATGATCTAACTAGAACTGCCATCTTAGAGAGTTATGGATTAAAAGTAATTCGGTTTACTAATCATGATGTGATTCACTCTTTTGAAGGTGTTTGTCAAGCCATCGAAAAAGCTCTTGAGATCCCCCCACCCCCCCTTAATAAGGGGGGGTCAATACAGGCTTTTAGAAAATAG
- a CDS encoding RNA-guided endonuclease InsQ/TnpB family protein: MYGSQQVLLNPDKDTKSVLEYICIEANKLYNIGLYYARQIYFKEHRYITKFELDKEIKTNLHYRALRSCVAQQTLRSVYEGMSSYKTLKSKANKGDLHFKPKLPNYRKKGLYQAVYPARWVKLAKNNQLKFTLGKQTKVWFGIDHFYLQMPSNLNYKDIKEYRIIPRNGCFYLEFVYEQKIEPISLCQDNVLGIDHGINNWLTCVSNVGTSFIVDGKQVKSMNNWYNKKVAILKENRTQGFWSKRLMRITEKRNRQMRDAVNKSARIVINHCLQNNIGTIVFGWNQGQKQEANMGKKTNQKFVVIPTARLKDRIKDLSELYSIQFIEQEESYTSKASFLDLDFIPTHGEKPEIWKSSGKRVKRGLFRTANNLYINADCNGSANIIRKKVTAKSSILSNVNLDGVSMGALIHPQRIRLWSAKTKRSNVDLSHWSADA, encoded by the coding sequence ATGTATGGAAGCCAACAAGTTTTATTGAACCCAGATAAAGATACTAAGTCTGTACTAGAGTATATCTGCATTGAAGCGAACAAACTCTATAACATCGGGCTTTATTATGCTAGACAAATATACTTTAAAGAGCATCGCTATATAACTAAGTTTGAGCTAGACAAGGAAATAAAAACTAACCTTCATTATCGGGCTTTACGCTCTTGCGTAGCTCAACAAACATTGAGAAGTGTTTATGAGGGAATGTCAAGCTATAAAACTCTAAAAAGTAAAGCTAACAAGGGTGATTTACACTTTAAACCTAAACTTCCGAATTATCGTAAAAAGGGTTTATATCAAGCGGTTTACCCTGCTAGGTGGGTTAAGTTGGCAAAAAATAACCAACTAAAATTTACTCTAGGAAAGCAAACAAAAGTATGGTTTGGAATAGATCATTTTTATTTGCAAATGCCTTCTAATCTCAATTATAAAGACATTAAGGAATACAGAATAATACCTCGAAATGGATGCTTTTATCTGGAATTTGTGTATGAGCAGAAAATAGAACCAATTTCTTTATGCCAAGACAATGTACTTGGTATTGATCATGGAATTAACAACTGGCTAACTTGTGTGTCTAATGTAGGTACTAGCTTTATAGTTGATGGAAAACAAGTTAAATCAATGAATAACTGGTATAACAAAAAAGTAGCAATACTGAAAGAGAATAGGACACAAGGTTTTTGGTCAAAAAGGTTAATGAGAATAACCGAAAAGCGTAACCGTCAAATGAGAGACGCTGTTAATAAGTCAGCTAGAATAGTTATCAATCATTGCTTACAAAATAATATAGGTACTATTGTTTTTGGTTGGAATCAAGGACAAAAGCAAGAAGCAAATATGGGAAAAAAGACAAATCAAAAGTTTGTAGTTATTCCAACAGCAAGATTAAAAGACAGAATTAAAGATCTGTCTGAGTTGTACAGTATTCAGTTCATAGAACAAGAAGAAAGCTATACGAGCAAGGCTTCTTTTTTAGATTTAGACTTCATCCCTACTCACGGTGAAAAACCCGAAATTTGGAAGTCGAGTGGAAAAAGAGTAAAGCGTGGATTGTTCCGTACAGCTAACAACTTATATATCAATGCCGATTGCAACGGTAGTGCTAATATTATCCGCAAAAAAGTAACCGCAAAGTCAAGTATTCTCAGTAATGTAAATCTTGATGGAGTGTCTATGGGTGCTTTGATACATCCCCAGAGAATTAGGCTCTGGTCAGCTAAGACAAAGCGAAGCAATGTGGATTTATCCCATTGGTCTGCAGACGCTTAG
- the tnpA gene encoding IS200/IS605 family transposase, with protein sequence MMEDYRRNPHSVTLLNYHFVWCPKRRKAVLKGKIVKRCQEIIFELCTENDWRLIALEIMPDHIHLFIETNPTYAPSVIIKRVKGRLSHHLRKEFPELLKLPTLWTPSYFCSTAGNASTETIKKYIENQKGK encoded by the coding sequence ATAATGGAAGATTACCGCAGAAATCCTCACTCAGTAACTTTGTTAAATTATCATTTTGTCTGGTGTCCAAAAAGAAGAAAAGCAGTACTAAAAGGCAAGATAGTCAAACGTTGCCAAGAAATAATATTTGAGTTGTGTACAGAAAATGACTGGAGGTTAATTGCACTGGAAATTATGCCTGATCATATTCACTTATTTATTGAAACAAATCCTACTTACGCTCCATCTGTAATCATCAAAAGAGTGAAAGGTAGATTATCTCATCATTTAAGAAAAGAATTTCCTGAATTATTAAAATTACCTACCTTATGGACTCCTAGTTATTTTTGTTCAACCGCAGGTAATGCTAGTACAGAAACAATCAAAAAATACATAGAAAATCAAAAAGGTAAATAG
- the pdhA gene encoding pyruvate dehydrogenase (acetyl-transferring) E1 component subunit alpha: MVKERTIPKFDSSKVKINKEESLMYYEDMVLGRMFEDKCAEMYYRGRMFGFVHLYNGQEAVSSGIIKSMRPGEDYVCSTYRDHVHALSSGVPAKEVMAELFGKATGCSKGRGGSMHMFSAEHKLLGGYAFIGEGIPVALGAAYQSMYRRKVLGETDFDQVTACFFGDGTTNNGQFFECLNMAALWKLPILFVVENNKWAIGMAHERAASQTEIYKKASVFNMEGYEVDGMDLLAVRDVAQKAIARARAGEGPTLIETLTYRFRGHSLADPDELRDPAEKEFWNAKDPIIQFGKYITDNKIATREELDAIDKKINALIEEAVEFAESSPEPDGSELYRYVFADD; encoded by the coding sequence ATGGTAAAAGAAAGAACTATACCTAAATTTGATAGCTCCAAAGTTAAAATTAATAAAGAAGAAAGCCTCATGTATTATGAGGACATGGTTTTAGGGCGTATGTTTGAGGATAAGTGCGCTGAAATGTATTATCGTGGTAGAATGTTCGGTTTTGTTCACCTCTACAATGGACAAGAAGCGGTTTCTAGCGGTATCATTAAGTCTATGCGTCCGGGAGAAGACTATGTTTGCAGTACTTATAGGGATCATGTCCATGCTTTAAGTAGTGGTGTACCTGCGAAGGAGGTTATGGCGGAATTATTTGGTAAAGCGACTGGGTGTAGTAAAGGGCGTGGCGGTTCGATGCACATGTTTTCTGCCGAGCATAAGTTATTGGGCGGTTATGCTTTTATTGGTGAGGGTATCCCCGTGGCTTTAGGGGCGGCTTATCAAAGTATGTATCGTCGTAAGGTTTTGGGTGAGACTGATTTTGATCAGGTGACTGCTTGTTTCTTTGGGGATGGTACTACTAATAATGGGCAGTTTTTTGAATGTCTCAATATGGCGGCATTGTGGAAGTTACCAATTCTTTTTGTGGTGGAAAATAATAAATGGGCGATTGGTATGGCTCATGAAAGGGCGGCTTCTCAAACTGAAATCTATAAGAAAGCTAGTGTTTTCAATATGGAGGGTTATGAAGTCGATGGAATGGATTTATTGGCTGTTAGAGATGTAGCACAAAAGGCGATCGCACGAGCAAGGGCAGGAGAAGGACCTACTTTAATTGAAACTTTAACTTATCGTTTTCGTGGTCACTCTTTGGCTGATCCTGATGAATTGAGAGACCCGGCGGAAAAAGAATTTTGGAACGCAAAAGATCCTATTATTCAATTTGGTAAGTATATCACGGATAATAAAATTGCTACCAGAGAAGAGTTAGATGCGATCGATAAAAAAATTAATGCTTTGATTGAAGAAGCTGTAGAGTTTGCGGAATCTAGTCCTGAACCCGATGGCTCTGAATTATATCGTTATGTTTTTGCTGATGATTAA
- the acsF gene encoding magnesium-protoporphyrin IX monomethyl ester (oxidative) cyclase gives MTATAIKPKSDKKKELKETLLTPRFYTTDFKAIAEMDISAQEKELRAMLQEMKNDYNRNHFVRDEEFEQTWDHLDEQTRSAFIDFLERSCTSEFSGFILFKEISRRIKDKNPLLSEIFSLMARDEARHAGFLNKAMSDFNISLDLGYLTKNRVYTFFKPEWVIYAVYLSEKIGYWRYILMYRHLEKNPQYKFYPLFKKFEHWCQDESRHGDIFNALLRSQFSMWQGWQAKLWSKFFLLSVFATHTLTVHEREDFYESVGLDAKEYDRQVIEKTNNTAAKAFPVILDTNHPKFFAGLEKCSEYNLQMSKIDESNQPNFIKALRKLPLQIAIFFNLLGLYFIKSINAEELRGAVN, from the coding sequence ATGACTGCAACCGCAATTAAACCTAAAAGTGATAAAAAGAAAGAATTAAAAGAAACTTTATTAACTCCTAGATTTTATACCACTGACTTTAAAGCGATCGCAGAAATGGACATTTCCGCCCAAGAGAAAGAATTACGGGCGATGTTGCAGGAGATGAAAAACGACTATAATCGCAATCACTTCGTTAGAGATGAAGAATTTGAACAAACATGGGATCATTTAGATGAACAAACAAGATCCGCTTTTATCGATTTCCTTGAAAGATCCTGTACTTCCGAATTTTCTGGGTTTATCCTCTTTAAAGAAATTTCTCGCCGTATCAAGGACAAAAACCCCTTACTGTCCGAAATTTTTAGCCTAATGGCAAGGGATGAAGCCCGTCATGCAGGATTTTTAAATAAAGCCATGAGTGATTTTAATATTTCCCTAGACTTGGGATATTTGACCAAAAATAGAGTTTATACCTTTTTCAAGCCTGAATGGGTGATTTATGCTGTATATTTATCTGAAAAAATCGGTTATTGGCGTTATATCTTAATGTATCGTCACTTAGAGAAAAATCCTCAATACAAGTTCTATCCCCTTTTCAAAAAATTTGAGCATTGGTGTCAAGACGAAAGCCGTCACGGTGACATTTTTAACGCCTTATTACGCTCTCAATTTTCCATGTGGCAAGGATGGCAGGCAAAATTATGGTCAAAATTCTTCCTCTTATCCGTATTTGCAACCCACACCTTAACGGTACATGAAAGAGAGGATTTCTACGAATCCGTTGGTTTAGATGCCAAAGAGTACGATCGCCAAGTCATCGAAAAGACTAACAACACTGCGGCAAAAGCCTTTCCCGTCATATTAGACACCAACCATCCCAAGTTTTTCGCAGGTTTGGAAAAATGTTCTGAATATAACTTGCAGATGTCTAAAATTGATGAAAGCAATCAGCCCAATTTCATCAAAGCATTGAGAAAACTTCCCTTACAAATTGCCATTTTCTTTAATTTACTCGGTTTATACTTTATAAAATCCATCAACGCAGAAGAATTAAGAGGTGCGGTTAATTAA
- the hemF gene encoding oxygen-dependent coproporphyrinogen oxidase, with protein sequence MSSLVNQPLINNDTKRVLPPSDAREKAKRFVMDLQDKICQGLEEIDGKARFREDKWEREEGGGGRTRVIRDGGIFEQGGVNFSEVWGDTLPPSILMQRPEGAGYGFYATGTSMVLHPKNPYIPTVHLNYRYFEAGPIWWFAGGADLTPYYAFEEDAIHFHQVHKDACDRHHKEYYPTFKRWCDEYFYLKHRKEARGIGGIFFDYQDDSGILYAGSNADGEANAYSEKVGKVSRNWEDLFAFAQSCGDAFLPAYLPIIERRRNTEYGERERNFQLYRRGRYVEFNLVYDRGTIFGLQTNGRTESILMSLPPLTRWEYCYTPEKGSPEARLTDYFLTGRDWV encoded by the coding sequence ATGAGCAGTTTAGTCAACCAACCTTTAATCAACAACGATACAAAAAGAGTTTTACCTCCTAGCGATGCCCGTGAGAAAGCAAAGCGTTTTGTAATGGATTTACAAGACAAAATTTGTCAGGGATTAGAAGAAATTGACGGCAAAGCTCGTTTCCGTGAAGATAAATGGGAAAGAGAGGAAGGTGGAGGTGGCCGCACCAGAGTTATTCGTGATGGCGGTATTTTTGAGCAAGGTGGTGTTAATTTTTCTGAGGTTTGGGGTGATACTTTACCTCCTTCTATTTTAATGCAACGTCCTGAAGGAGCAGGTTATGGATTTTACGCTACAGGTACTTCTATGGTGTTGCATCCTAAAAACCCTTATATTCCTACGGTTCACCTCAACTATCGTTATTTTGAAGCAGGTCCTATCTGGTGGTTTGCTGGTGGTGCAGATTTAACTCCTTATTATGCTTTTGAAGAAGATGCTATTCATTTCCATCAAGTTCATAAAGATGCGTGCGATCGCCATCATAAAGAATATTATCCTACTTTTAAGCGTTGGTGTGATGAATATTTCTACTTAAAACACCGTAAGGAAGCCAGAGGAATTGGTGGTATTTTCTTTGACTATCAGGATGATAGCGGTATTCTCTACGCTGGTTCAAATGCTGATGGGGAAGCCAATGCTTACAGCGAAAAAGTAGGCAAAGTGTCTCGTAATTGGGAAGATTTATTTGCTTTTGCTCAAAGTTGTGGGGATGCTTTCTTACCTGCATATTTACCCATTATTGAGCGTCGTCGCAATACCGAATACGGAGAAAGAGAGCGCAACTTCCAATTATACCGCCGAGGACGTTATGTTGAGTTTAACTTAGTTTATGATCGTGGTACAATTTTTGGTTTACAAACCAATGGGCGCACTGAGTCGATTTTAATGTCTTTACCTCCTCTCACCCGTTGGGAATACTGCTACACCCCTGAAAAAGGTTCACCTGAAGCTCGATTAACCGATTATTTCTTGACGGGCAGAGATTGGGTTTAG
- a CDS encoding ABC transporter ATP-binding protein, with translation MSISPILQAKNISLLTKIHQNHLLDNISFDVNEGEKIALIGGNGAGKSTLLKVLNHLCTSSKGDLYFRGKLVHHWDVLKFRRQVMLIPQESKLLGMNVKSALSYPLQLQSLSEKEIQTRLIYCLQEFNFIESWLEKRENELSLGQKQLVAIARAIIMQPSVLLLDEPTSALDKGNAHWLREKLQVWNEEKKMTIIVINHDLEWVKNFAQRVIWLDKGRIKKDLSAKLVDWEMIEKHLLILNQEMNIDEDF, from the coding sequence ATGTCTATTTCTCCTATTTTACAAGCGAAAAATATTAGTTTGCTGACTAAAATTCATCAGAATCATTTGTTAGATAATATTTCTTTTGATGTTAATGAAGGGGAAAAAATTGCTTTAATTGGTGGTAATGGTGCAGGAAAAAGTACTTTATTAAAAGTTTTAAATCATTTATGTACTTCTAGTAAAGGAGATTTATATTTTCGAGGAAAATTGGTTCATCATTGGGATGTTTTAAAATTTCGTCGTCAGGTAATGTTAATTCCTCAAGAGTCGAAGTTATTGGGGATGAATGTAAAATCTGCTTTGAGTTATCCTTTACAACTTCAAAGTTTATCGGAGAAAGAGATACAAACAAGACTAATATATTGTTTACAGGAATTTAATTTCATTGAGTCATGGTTAGAAAAAAGAGAGAATGAGCTTTCTTTGGGACAAAAACAATTAGTTGCGATCGCACGTGCTATAATTATGCAACCTTCGGTTTTATTATTAGATGAACCTACTTCAGCCTTAGATAAGGGTAATGCCCATTGGTTGAGAGAAAAATTACAAGTTTGGAATGAAGAAAAAAAGATGACAATTATTGTTATCAATCATGATTTGGAGTGGGTAAAAAATTTTGCTCAAAGGGTAATTTGGTTGGATAAAGGTAGAATAAAAAAGGACTTAAGTGCTAAATTAGTAGATTGGGAAATGATAGAAAAACATCTACTAATTTTAAATCAAGAGATGAATATTGATGAGGATTTTTAA
- a CDS encoding response regulator, whose protein sequence is MSNLDLVNPEESVILIVDDLKQNLKLLNIILESAHYQTSLALSGKDALERLKVLNPDLILLDLMMPDISGLEVCRRIKSNPEYEDIPVIFLTASVEENHLIEAYSLGANDYVNKPFRKPELLARIKTQLTLRKQSKLIQELLEKIESLQNSQHNK, encoded by the coding sequence ATGAGTAACTTAGATTTAGTTAATCCAGAAGAATCAGTTATCCTAATTGTTGATGATTTGAAACAAAATTTAAAATTATTAAATATTATACTTGAATCGGCACATTACCAAACCAGTTTAGCCCTCAGTGGAAAAGATGCGTTAGAGAGATTAAAAGTTTTAAATCCCGACTTAATTTTATTGGATTTAATGATGCCAGATATTAGCGGTTTAGAAGTTTGTCGCCGTATTAAATCTAATCCTGAATATGAAGATATACCAGTAATTTTTCTTACGGCTAGTGTTGAAGAAAATCATCTCATAGAGGCTTATAGTTTAGGGGCAAATGATTATGTAAATAAGCCCTTTCGTAAACCAGAATTACTAGCAAGAATTAAAACTCAATTAACTTTAAGAAAACAAAGCAAGTTGATTCAAGAATTATTAGAAAAAATAGAGTCTTTACAAAATTCTCAACATAATAAATAG